The following proteins are encoded in a genomic region of Syntrophotaleaceae bacterium:
- a CDS encoding queuosine salvage family protein — translation MSRFIHRGLFEEIRHACRRVAQRSIYVTVDFEQIPRYASSLPLEQALHPQIDPACHYLGQDRDTLAFFLILDAVNFGSGYFAELGLPSGRSGYFTMAEALTRRFQHQGPCSAAFLSRLTTGECLELFGQDPRNPAAVELMGLFAASLNDLGRYLRDHFCGDPVALVEEAEGRAAGLVDLLAAMPMYRDEADYRGLRVPFYKRAQLTVADLAIAFAGRTWGCFADLPDLTLFADNLVPHVLRYDGLLNYQEDLAAAIDAGTLISAGSPEEVELRACAVHAVELLTEELRRRGHDVTAMGLDQLLWNRGQQLSYRRRPRHRTKTVFY, via the coding sequence TTGAGCCGTTTCATTCATCGAGGCCTGTTCGAGGAGATTCGCCATGCCTGCCGGCGAGTTGCCCAACGCTCCATTTATGTGACCGTTGATTTCGAGCAGATACCCCGCTACGCCTCATCCCTCCCGCTGGAACAGGCTCTTCATCCGCAAATCGATCCGGCCTGCCACTACCTTGGCCAGGACCGGGATACCCTGGCCTTTTTTCTGATCCTCGATGCCGTCAATTTCGGTTCCGGCTATTTTGCAGAACTGGGCCTGCCCTCCGGCCGCTCGGGTTACTTCACCATGGCTGAGGCCCTGACCCGGCGGTTTCAGCATCAGGGCCCCTGTTCGGCAGCTTTTCTGTCCCGGCTTACGACTGGAGAGTGTCTGGAGCTGTTCGGGCAGGACCCCCGCAATCCGGCGGCGGTGGAGCTGATGGGGCTCTTCGCCGCGTCCCTGAACGACCTCGGCCGTTATCTTCGGGACCATTTCTGCGGCGATCCGGTTGCCCTGGTCGAGGAGGCCGAAGGCCGGGCCGCCGGTCTGGTGGATTTGCTGGCGGCCATGCCGATGTATCGGGACGAGGCGGATTACCGTGGGCTGCGGGTTCCCTTCTACAAACGGGCCCAGTTGACAGTGGCGGATCTGGCCATCGCATTTGCCGGCCGCACTTGGGGATGCTTTGCCGACCTGCCCGACCTGACCCTGTTTGCCGACAATCTGGTGCCCCACGTTCTGCGCTACGACGGGTTGCTGAACTATCAAGAAGATCTCGCAGCCGCCATCGATGCCGGAACACTGATTTCCGCAGGCTCTCCCGAGGAGGTCGAACTGCGCGCCTGCGCTGTACACGCCGTGGAACTGCTGACGGAGGAACTGCGACGGCGGGGTCACGACGTGACCGCCATGGGGCTGGATCAGTTGCTGTGGAATCGGGGTCAGCAGCTGTCCTATCGCAGACGTCCCCGGCACAGGACCAAAACCGTTTTTTATTGA
- a CDS encoding cytochrome ubiquinol oxidase subunit I has product MDVVLLSRLQFAATTMFHFLFVPLTLGLVVLVAWMETRYVRTGDELYLRMTKFWGKLFLINFALGVVTGITLEFQFGMNWAEYSRYVGDIFGAPLAIEATAAFFLESVFIGLWIFGWGKVSKKVHCFSIWMVALGSNLSALWILLANGWMQNPVGYVLRNGRAEMVDFAAMLFNPYGLAKFFHTVVSAYLLAGFFVLGVSAWHLLRRSHADFFRRSFRMAAPFTLVAALLVMVSGDLQATVVAKYQPSKFAALESTWETQKRAPLNLLLWPDPANERNLVEALPIPGLLSYLAHKDPDAEVKGLNEFAPEDRPPVRLTFVGFRGMVGLGVLFVLFSAAAVVVSRFGNLEKNPWLLRLLLFSIPLPYLANQLGWLAAEVGRQPWIVFGLLRTSDAVSGNLAVGQVMGSLAGFTLLYGALGALDFYLLARVAVKGPQPAAELPARPSVPPQPAGDARPQEV; this is encoded by the coding sequence ATGGATGTTGTTCTGTTAAGCCGCCTGCAGTTCGCCGCTACCACCATGTTTCACTTTCTGTTCGTGCCCTTGACTCTGGGTCTGGTCGTACTGGTGGCCTGGATGGAGACCCGTTATGTGCGTACCGGGGATGAGCTCTATCTGCGCATGACCAAATTCTGGGGCAAGCTGTTCCTGATCAATTTCGCCCTCGGGGTGGTGACCGGCATTACCCTGGAGTTCCAGTTCGGGATGAACTGGGCGGAATACTCCCGCTATGTCGGCGACATCTTCGGAGCCCCGCTGGCCATCGAGGCGACGGCCGCCTTCTTCCTCGAGTCCGTTTTCATCGGCCTCTGGATCTTCGGCTGGGGCAAGGTTTCGAAAAAGGTGCACTGTTTCTCCATCTGGATGGTGGCGCTCGGATCCAACCTCTCGGCCCTCTGGATATTACTGGCCAACGGCTGGATGCAGAACCCGGTCGGCTACGTCCTGCGCAACGGCCGGGCTGAAATGGTCGATTTTGCGGCCATGCTCTTCAATCCCTACGGCCTGGCCAAGTTTTTCCATACGGTGGTCTCGGCCTACCTGCTGGCCGGATTCTTCGTCCTGGGAGTGAGCGCCTGGCATCTGCTGCGCAGGTCCCATGCCGACTTCTTTCGCCGCTCCTTCCGCATGGCGGCGCCCTTTACCCTGGTGGCCGCCCTGCTCGTCATGGTCAGCGGCGACCTGCAGGCGACGGTGGTGGCCAAGTATCAGCCCTCCAAGTTCGCGGCTCTCGAATCCACCTGGGAGACCCAGAAACGCGCTCCGCTGAATCTGCTGCTCTGGCCTGATCCGGCCAATGAAAGAAACCTGGTCGAGGCTCTGCCCATCCCCGGCCTGCTGAGCTACCTGGCCCACAAGGATCCCGACGCCGAGGTCAAAGGTCTGAACGAATTTGCCCCCGAGGACCGGCCCCCGGTTCGCCTGACCTTCGTCGGCTTTCGCGGCATGGTCGGGCTCGGGGTCCTGTTCGTGCTTTTCTCCGCTGCAGCCGTGGTGGTATCGCGTTTCGGCAATTTGGAGAAAAATCCCTGGCTGCTGCGCCTGCTGCTCTTCTCCATCCCGCTCCCCTATCTTGCCAACCAGCTCGGCTGGCTGGCGGCCGAAGTCGGCCGGCAGCCCTGGATCGTATTCGGCCTGCTGCGCACCAGCGACGCGGTGTCCGGAAACCTGGCGGTGGGGCAGGTGATGGGCTCCCTGGCGGGATTCACCCTGCTGTATGGGGCCCTCGGAGCGCTCGATTTCTATCTGCTGGCCAGGGTGGCCGTCAAGGGGCCGCAGCCGGCGGCGGAACTTCCCGCCCGTCCGTCCGTTCCCCCGCAGCCTGCCGGAGATGCCCGGCCCCAGGAGGTGTGA